TGAGACGATGAAGAGAAAGGAGAAAACCATTGGTGCCTTTTGATCAGTCCCATGCGTTTAACCAAATGAGATGAAGCACATGGGTAATTAATGGAGGATACGCCCCATAAAGTGAGAGGAGAGGAACAGTCCATCCAGGAAcggaaaaaataaaaacatgaatACGTATCATTGTATTAGTTCTCTCAAAACAGACATAGCAAATCATCTCGGACCTTTGTGCAGCGTGATGGTTTGAGGAGAGCAAGGATCACTTCCGGTCAAGCATAAATGTATTAAATATTGGGAACTTTAAGCAGAGCAATAGATAATTTACTCATCGGTTATAATAATTGTGGAGAGGAAAAGATCATCACGCCTAGTCTATTTTGAGGTGATGTTCCATAGTTATAATCAGCTGGAAAAAAAACCAAAATTAATGACATGGCAGGCTGCTGACATGGGAGGTTGGGATTGATCAACGATGTTTGATGAGGTGGATATGCTTCATGTGAAGAGAAATGAGATCGcctattaagaatagaaagatATTGTGTGTTTGAGATAGTTAGCCCATCTTATAGTGATCACAAGCCTTTACCTTCATACAAATTTACCATCCGGATTCCAAACCCCGATAGTTGGTGCGCCAGGTAGAGTATTTGTGCACCAATTTAGGGCATGTTTGATTCGAAGGATTCTTAAAACACATGAATAGAAAAACCGTAGGATTAGAATGTCATGTCCAGTGGAATCCTGGAATATTTTTTCATGCAACGTTTGATTCATTGGAAAATCAAAGGAATTTTGACATGAGGTGTGAGTGAATTGAAATTTTCCTCTAAAACATGGTGCAATgcgatcctataggaaaaattcctacacATTGCTAAGGATTGAATCATCGACACATAAGAACAAATCATAAGGATGAAATCCTACAAAATTCTATAGAATTCCTTTGGATCAAACAAGCCCTTAGAGAATCTTCGATGGGCTCCTCTCTTCCCTTCGCTACCGACGGCTACGAAGCACATTAAGAATCGTTGCAGAGGAATAATAGCACATGTTGAAGAATCAGAAGGGGGTGCCTTCTTTAAAAATCAAGAGGATTCGGAAAATCAGAAGACTTGAAACGGAGTTTtttattagggcatgtacaatgttaGAGAAGATAGGTCTTCACTTAGACCTCCACACCATCTAGAGAAGTCAGTAGATATAATGTGTACTGTACATTACATTACATTTCCATCCTTTACAAAAAAAAATGTGAATTAACTAAATTTAGTAGAAAAATTATGTTGTTAAGATCATCGGCACCAGTGCCCCCAAATGCACCCCAAACGACCTTTGGGAATTCTGGACCAAAAACATCTCCCCCACTGCCCCCAAAATGCTATCGAGCGCAAACTTCACCCCGATAACTGGAGTGGAACCTCGTGACAGCCCCGTAGCGTGGGGGTCGAACGATGGGCACCGACAAGGCGCGGCACACTAGAAAACTCGGGTAGGGCCCTGCTTGCGTCGAGACAACATCATTCCAGCCTGCCCCTCCCCTCCTCCCTGCAAGTCGCGGTTTCTCTCTATCCCATGAATCTCACCCGCCGATGCCCCGAACCACCGGCGATAGCTCTCACCAAGATAAATTGCATAAGTACCAGGACCAGCCTGGGCCTTAAGTATAAATAGGAATCTTAATTCGCGTCCGTGATGATTTGAACTTAGGTGCTGGGTTTGTACATCTACTCCCCAACcagttgagctaggctcacttccaCACAAACTATTTAACTTGGTGTTAAGCTATTAAATTCTTTTTAAATGACGATGATATTTACTTATTTTTGCTGCAAAATCTGTCTGCGGCTGGAAATGGACGCGCCCCACAAACAACCTCTCCTTACCGTGTCCTCCAAACGACCGATCGAACGCATTTTTCAGACATAATTTGATAAATTGGGGACGCAGCACTCTGAGACCCTTCTAGATAACTCATGATCAGATGATATGGTATGGATGTGAGCAGGACCAAGACGTGAGTGGCCCACTCGAACCAAGTAGCCCAAATAAGGGTCAGGCTACACAGTGCCCAGGCACCCTGTAGTCTTACGCGGTGCCCCCCCTGTCGGAAGTCAaaatttccaaaaatagcaagtgGGCCCGTATGTTGATAGTGACAGGTTCCAGAATTGGAAAGtatgacaggaccacatgttattCCATTGAGTGGGGACAAAAAATGACAGCTGGGCACCAAAACCAGCCTGTAACAAAAAAGGTAGAAAGATTGGACCGACCGATCGACCCTACCTGCTCCTCTTTCTTCTTCGACCGACCCTTTCTTCCATCCCCTTCTCTTCCCTTCTGCCTCCATTAGAACCAAACCTCCATGGAAGGAACAGATCTTGGACCATAAAGTTACAGGCGTGTTCTTCAGCAAAAAAACGCAGACAAGGCAGGGCAACCTCCAGGGCAGCTGGAAGCAACCAGAAAAAGGTACATCCAACAATTCCCCACTTTGCAAAAAACCAGATCTGGTTTCTTACATGCAGGGTTTGTCCAGGAACAAAAAACCAGATCTGGTTTCTTACATGTAGGATTTATCCAGAAACAAAAAACCTGTTGATATAAGCTATCTATGAGGAACTGTTAACCCATTGCAGATCAAAAATCATAGGGACATGAAGCATCAGGTGTCCTGATCAACTTTAAAACCCAAGAACCATCTGGTTTTGACAGTAGAAAGTAGATGCATTTTTAAGTAGGTTGTAACAAACCAATGACATGTGAACATAAAACATTCTAGCAATCCAGGAAAACAAACATCTGTAGCCAAAAAGAGCATCATAACACCATTGTCAACACAAAATCTGACCAACTTGGCCATGTTCTTCATGCAAAATCGAAACCTGTAGTAGCTCTGAAATATGGAATTTTGTCTTCAGTGTTTGAAACGATGCTTCCCTTGATACTGGAACAAAAACAAGGAAAAAGTTAGAAAAACAAacatttttatttgtttgtttgAAAAGATATTTTAATCAGTAGCAATGAAAAAATCATATGAGCATAGGTTATTCGAAGCCACGACACAACAAGATCGAGTGGGCATTCTCAACATGTATTTTGTTCCCATGAGTGACATATGTACAGTACAAACTATATAGTTCCTCCACATATGTGTGCCATGGGAATGTCATCATCAAAGAACAGTTTTGGGTTGCAGATCACCGAGCCCTTTTTGCATGTAGCTCTAGGAGCCAGTACTACGGGCTTGAGTATCGCATGCTCGGTGCATGTACAGAACTAACTCCTCGAACAAtctaccactcatgcaaaccaaatttctgcTGCCCTACATATAAATAATTCACAAATAACTAGAAATTATAGTTTGGTTGAAATCTTCATTGCAATGCATTATCACAATTTTCTCTTGATATGTAACAAATAACTTGTTTTTCTCTTGATATGTAACAAATCCCTGTCATAATTTTTGTTCTGCAGTGGGGTCAAATGGATTTCTGGTTTCCTGGTATAGATCTAAACAAGCCGATACAAGACGAAGAGCATGGTCAGCAAAGCAGAAATGATACTAGCAATCAAGATCAAGATCATCAGCACAATGTGGAGGAACCTACAGGCAATGAGGAACAAACTACAGCCAATATACCTATGTCTGACAACCATACAGGAGCATCTGCAGAAACAGGAGGGATTGACACAGGGGACACAATGTCAACCGAGGATTCAGGTGGAGTTGATGAAGTTCAGTCAACACCGAGCTTAACTCCAGTAGAAAAACCATACCCAGATATGTTATTTGATACCTGGCAGGAAGCATCGATGTGCTACAATAGATATGCTAAGCATGTAGGCTTCTCCATCAAGTGCAGTACTTCCCGGAATTCTACTGTTGACAAGCAGAAGGACAAACAACTGTTTGTATGTAACAAGAGTGGCAAACCTGTAGACATCAACAAACAAGAAGTTCCACCTGTGCGACAGAGGAACCGTTTCATAACTAAGAAGACTGATTGCAAAGCGCGCCTTCGAGTCAAGAGAAGGGGCCAAAAATGGCATGTCACAATGTTCATTGAGGAACACAATCATCCATGCCTAAAAAAGTTTTCGTTGAAAAGGTTCTTAAGGTCTCATAAAGGAATTCCAAAAGAAGAAAGGGAATTTGTGAAGCTGCTGCATAAGGTCAATCTTTCAGCTGGCAGGGTGATGTCTATAATGGCAGAACTGTATGGAAAGCTTGCAAATGTTCCTTATGTCAGAAAGGATGTTAGTAATTACATGGCTACAATTGATACTGCAGCACAAACTAACAAAGATATGTCATTGTTGCTCGCCGAGTTTGAGAAAGTTAAGAAAGATGATGCAGATTTCTTCCACAAgcttgatcttgatcatgatgacAGGGTTAGAAGAATTTTTTGGGTGGATGGGCCATCTAGGGCAGCATACAAGAAGTACAGCGATTGCCTGTCATTTGATGCGACTTACATGACTAATTGTTACAGCATGCCCTGCACACCATTCATTGGCATCAACCGATATGGGCAATCAATTCAGCTAGGTTGTGGTTTTCTCCGCAATGAACAAGAAGCTGATTATGTTTGGCTATTTGAGGCGTTTCTTGAAGCAATGGATGGAGTACAGCCTATGAATATCATAACTGATCAAGATGTAGCAATGAGAAATGCCATCGCAGCTATATTTCCTGATGCATGTCACCGCAATTGTAGATGGCATATCATGCAAAATGCACAACCTGTGTTGGGTAATGACATGGCTAAAAATGAACCGTTAAGGCTGGAGTTTAATGCTACCATTGACTATAGCATGACAGTAAGCGAGTTCGAAACTAGGTGGGCAGAGATGCGTTTGAAGTACAATGTTGCAGATAATACGCATTTGCAGGATCTGTATGACATTAGGACTTCTTttgtccctgcatatttcaaggacAGGTTTTTCCCATTCCTACAAACTACAGCGCGCAGCGAGGGATTTAATGCAGTGCTGAAAAGATACGTCACCCCGCACAACAGCCTGCACCActtcttcctctagtacttgaagCTACAGGAGAGTATTGAAGTTGCAGAAGATTCAAACGAGTTCAAGGATGAAGACAAAGTCCTAAGATGTTGGGGAGAATGGCCTATGGAAGAACAAGCTTTGCAAGTGTACACAATGCCTATCTACTTATGCGTGGCCGAGCTTCGCAAAGTAACTTCCTATAACGCCAACCAGGTAGCTGAACATATTTTTGATGTAGTGCCAATTTGTGGTCAGTTTTTGGCTATGGCAAAAGGAGCTACAGAGTGGAAGCTAATTCAAATGAAGGAATGTACAATTGTGAATGTGCTAAAATCAGTAGGGATGGGATATTATGCTGCCATGTGCTGCGTGTAATGGGACAGTTAGGTGATGTACAAGCAATTCCAACACACTACATTTTGCCTAGATGGACAATGCCCCCAGATGACATTGTCCAAGAAAAAATGGAATTGCCTGATGTGCCAAGAGACAGAAATTATCCAATAAAGAGCGAAAACTACCGCGCTACGGAACACTTTGCAACAATTGGACCGATTATGCTAAAATTGCATCCGAATCGAAAAAGGTACGGCGTTAGCGACAAGTACATGCGTGAGCTGGGTAAAGAATTAACAGCAATGAAGATTATCGCCGCAGCCAagaggaaagagaagaaaaaacaaGGTAAAGACCAAGGGGTACCATCCATGTACTGAATTAGGTGGTGATCTTTGGACAAGGAAGCAAGATCTACATCAAAGCATGTAAGGGATCCTATAATGACTTCAACTAAAGGTCGTCCAGAAGAAAAGCGGAAGAAATCAGGGCTACATCTAAAGGCTTCAAAACCTCCGAAGTGCAAAGGTTGTGGTTCTGCGCAACACTCCACTGCTGAATGCCCTTCAAAGATCACTCCTAGCACAGAACCAAAGGAGTTCAACTTCTTCCATGATATGATTTAGTTGTTCATGGTGATGTAGTTATTTATGAGGGAGCTTAAATCTAAGTTGTTTTAATTGATAGAGAAATATTGTTTTATGAGACTTTGTGGATCAGATTTCGATATTGCAACTATGTGTGGATGAGCTGAAGCTCTGGTCATAATCTTCCGCATGTATTATTTTACTAAGGTTTAGTAAATGATCAACTATAAGAAAATGCTCTGTTGTTTTTGTTGTCTAAAATAAAGCTCTGGTATTATGCATGGAATAAACTTCCGCAACTACTAATAGTAAATGGCGAAGTGTAAAGAAATTACAGGAAGGTTGTTGCTTTCCCAAATACGTATTTTGCAACCAAATCATAAAATTTTCAGGCCCATATATTACAAGCAGAAAGCTGAGTTGTAGGAAAATTTCAACATACAAGTATGCGGGTTTCTGAACCATTAAATGTACCTCATTTTTTAGAACAGGAGATCTTGCCAGGCTATCTTGTTATCGCACCATTCTAGCCACTTGAGTGTAAACTGCTTCCTAATGATTTCCATGTCCATTGGGTTGATTGAAGTCAGTAGTTTCCTACCGTTCCATAGCTCGATGAACTTGAGCATGAAGTACCCGCAATCGTACCTTGCATGCCAACAAGTAGTTGTGGGATGTATAAAATATAATTCTGCATAAAATGAAGGAAAGGTACTTGTGAAACAACAATGGAAAAAGTGTGATGGAAAATCACTTACGTAGTTTTCTGCATCGGGGTAACGATGTGCTCTGTTGCCCAACACTCAATGTTTATCTTCGAGTCGCTGTAGTTTTCAGCCCACAAGTACTTTATTGAACCAATGATAGACCTGTAATCTTTCTGGAATGAGCGGTTCCCTTTAGCTCGTAGCGAATCCATCACCTCGAACCTCTCCGCCTTTAGGTTCAGCACAATCGTGTAATAATGCCCATGAACAAATCAATGTCAGGAGTCAGGTCTTGCAACACTGGGAACAATACCTGTAGTAATTCAAAGCCacaaaaatatttaaaaaaaagCGGTGGACTGTGGGAAAACAACATGATAATGGCTACTCCAAGTGCAAAAATGACACATGAGTTGAAGAAAATTAAACAGCTACTCTGCTCTTTGTGATCTAGACGATTACTTGGAGTCATTTGGAATGCTTTGGATACAAATTTGTCATGAATGCACATCACATCCCTAAGCTTGGTCTTCATGATATCCGGTACCAGCAAATGGAAAACAGTTGATTATAAAAAAACTTGAGAAAAATCATGTAAAAAAAAGGATAAAATTACAATTTGGTTGATTGAAGTTTGAAACTCACCGCCATCATCAATGGCATCACGTGTTTCTTCTGCTTTTCCATCTCTTGTGCAAGAACATGAAGTGCCAATTCACAAGTAGTATTACTTAGTTGTGCTCCTGGCCTAACAGAATCTGCTAGGTCTCGGACGTGGATGTAGAATTTTCCATCATCAATAATTCTGCGTTTGTTGATGACATCTGTAGATGCCCCACCATAGTCAAGAAGCCTGCTGTAGACCTCGTTAGCATATTtcgttgcagtctccttcttgctaCATCCTAGAAATGGTGACTTCTGAGTTTGGGATGGCTTAACGATCCTTTTCTTATGTGCTTCAGGAATGGGGGTGGAACTGTTTGGGGCACACGCTGTAAGAGGAGCATCTTCGGCAACATGCCCCTTtccggttgatggaatcctggttGGCATGTCAATATTGGCATAAATCTTATCTAACGAATCCCCACTCTCATTGCTTGAGATGACCACTATCTCTTGGCTTGTCCCCACTTCAGCTGTAGTTTTTGAAGAGTTCGGTTCATCGAACCCAAGATCAAAGGAGGGGTAGTACTCGATAAGCTCTTGTCGTTTAATCTGAGACAATGTTTCAGGCCGATTCTCAGAGCTGCCAAATTGGATCTCTAAATTCCTGTTCATGCTGTTTTGGCCATCTACAGATTGTTCCACAGGCATATCCTCATTCCTATCATTCTCCCTTGCTTGAGCTGTAGCAAACCGTGTTAGTCTCCTAGGACTATCAGCAACTTTGCTTGCAAAAATGTTGCGATGTTTGCTCAGCTTTGGACTTCCTTCTTATCGACAGATGCCTTCAAAGGAGACATGGATCTGGTTATCGGCCTCCCGCTGATTGGACTAGATTGCACTCGCTACTTCAGGAGGTACCGCATTGCTACGATCACCGCAGCAGCTTGCATCAGCTTTGTGATTTTCCTCATGGTTGTGTTCTGCCTGAAGCACAAATGAAACAGCCTTCTTCCTTTTTGAAGATGAAGTTCTTTTCATGTCACTACTAATGATGCTTCCCTCACATACTTTGCCTTGGAATTGCAATGGTGTTGTGTTAGCTGAAGGATCTACCGAATCATCCTTGTGCTGAATGTTGTTACTCGAAGTCGACTGGGACCATGTTCCATAACTCTGAAGCTGCTTCAAAGCATCAGGAGTTACATCGCAGAGGGCAGATGGCTGGCCTATAGTTGCAGCCAATTCCTTTGTGTCAAGTTGTTCATCGTTCTTTTGTTTTCCCAATTCTTCAACTAGGTTATCTTCTGTAGCTGTAACAGAGAAGATATCTTCAGAACACAACTTCTCTGTAATCTTATCCTTGCTTGCAGCGTCTTCATGAACTCCGATGCTCCTTATCTACATATTTCCTCTTCCTTAATTGGACAGTGTCCTCATCAGAATATGTATCTTCAACCAAGGCAGCTTTATCAAGCGGAACAGTGTCCTCATGTACCTCTTGCTTTTGTCCTCCTTGATCATGCTTCTTAGTTGTAGCACGGACATATTTTCTCTTCTTTGGTTTCTCCTTTTTTGTAGGATGGCCACCTTCTTGATCAGCAAGCTTAGTAGATGCATCATTGTCTCCTAGAGATTTAACAAAAGATGCTACACCCTCTTCAAATACGGCACACATGTTGATCACGGCTGGCCTATACCTTGCCAACTCCTGATAAAATACATATAAAGAGTCAAGCTAAAACAAAATTAAAGAAATATAAAAATGCTTACAATGCCGACCATAAACCATGAACATGTAAACGAAGAAAAAAAGAGTGGAAAAATAGCATGCATACCTGATCTGAATGACTGCCTGGCATATGCCGCCTGATGAACATATCAATCACATCAGGTTCATTATTAAAAAGAGATAGTTTCACCCTGTAACAAGCCTTGAGCTGTGCATATGGATGAAAAAATCAGCAGGAGCTATGttgttcagaaaaataaaaaaaaatagaatgACTACCAAATGTATAATCGATCCGTATGTGTCATCTAAAACAAAAGTACTTACAGGTAATGCACCAAAGGATCCATTTATATCTTTATCAAGATCAGCTACAAGTGATATCAGGCTGTTTGTCCACAATGTACATCGAGGCTCGTCATCTGGCAGATCAACTGCGGTTGTTTCTAAGGAATCCACATACAAGATCTGCCAAAAAAAACACAAATTAGTACATCCCCAAAAAATAAGAAAATCTTGTCATCAGCACATACACAAACACCAATCAAAAAAAGAGGACAAatggaatatatatgataagaaAACTCACCATGATATATGGCATGCAAGCCTTGAACCAATTCTTCCGGTCCTTTGCATTGGCAGTCTCTTTTAGGATATCAATGATGAACTCTGCCCAATTCAAGGTACTGATGGCATCTATATTAAGCACGGATGGGTAGCATTTGGGACTGACTTTGATGCCGGTGGTTGGAGCAAAAACAGAGCTGATCATGTATATGACAAATTTTCTGAGATATGCATCATCCGCAGGGTAGTCTTTTCCTAACTCCTTCTCCAACGATGTAACATTTGGTTGAACTCCATCTGTGATCCCAAGCATGTTAAGCATCAGACTTGTAGCATCGGCATCAAGATAGTATGGGACGGCAGATCTGCTCGTAGGTACTCCAAGAACCTTGACAACCGATTCAGCGGTTACCGGAATCCTGCCCCTCTCCCCAAAGTCCAGTGACATTTCACTGGGTCAAAACATCCCATCAAGAAACGGCACATTTCAGGTATAAGCTTCGAGCACTTCATCTGAATCATCCCTCCAAAATTTGCATCTGTTAGCAATTTCTTTTGTTCTGGAGTCATATCCTTACAAACCCTGACAAGCTTCATGGTGATGATCGATTGAATAGGTAGCTCTGCATTAAAAAAAAAAGGTAGGAATGCAGGGTTAATATACCAGGCATTATGAAAATGTAATTCAAAAAATCACTGTTATATTACATATCATAGTTACATGTTCATATACTAAAAAGAGACAGCTACCTGGTTTTTAGTCTTAATCGGCAATAATTCAGCCGGGCTTCATCATCAGCTGCAGCTTGGTGCTACCACATTTCCTTCGCGTCTCGGAACTTTGGGTGTCGACTCATAATCAACTGGAAGTTTATCGCCTACAATCGCTCCCCGCTTCGAAACTATTGCATGCCCCTTGTCTTTCAACTCGTAACTTCTTTTTCATGATGCTGAACTTTGAGTGTTTATCCTTTGAAGGTTGCTTCGGTGTGCGAGACGTCTTCATGATTctaaaaatgaaatgaaaagcCATGATATAACTAAGAAAATTTGATCCTATCGACAAGATAATAACCGCAAAAAAATGCTGAATAACTGTAATAGATTGGCACAAATTACATCACATTACGCCTATGTTACCAGGATGTATTTATTACTGAAAATATAGAAGCCTTCTAGGATGTATTTATTTCATGACAATGCCTTCAAAGGATGTAATTATTACTGAAATTGTACATCCTATATAGAATGTTCTACATCAAGAGAAAATTATTAGAAATCCATGTCCATGCCTTCCAGGATGTATTTTTTCATGTCCATGCATTCCATGAATGTAATTATTATTCAAAAAATACATCCTAACAGCATAAtctctcgacaagtactcttcaTAAATTACATGATGAACAAAGAAAATAGCATCTGAATGTACTCTTCATAATGTACATCTAAATCTCATGAATCTCTAACTGCACATCCGAATGTGATTATGCCCAAGAAACACGAACTACGCAACTAATGAGAACTAATGCATGATGAACACTATGAACAATGAAAAACAAGCAAGACCAAAATTGACCATGACTACATGACCAATGtgacaaagaaagaaaatagcAAAGCCATACCACTCCATTTGCGCAGCCATAACCTCTACAACACGCATATGAACGCATATCGAACACCGAAATTAgacaacaaaaacaaaacaaaaagcacCACAAAGGCTCGATCTGTCGCCGCCCATGCTATGTCGCCGCTATAGGGCACGTATAGGAAGCTACCGAATCATGGAGCGAGGATGGAGAACTCACCAAACAGTCGCCGCCGATGCTCGCCGCGAACCGAAATCACGACCACCACGACTTAGAAGGGTCGATTCGCGAGGTCTCGGCACAAATTGGGCTTCGAAACCTCTTGAGCCGACTACAACGCCGCCTGAGAACCGTTGAATCGACCAGCCGCGCCACCGAAGGA
This region of Lolium perenne isolate Kyuss_39 chromosome 2, Kyuss_2.0, whole genome shotgun sequence genomic DNA includes:
- the LOC127329353 gene encoding protein FAR1-RELATED SEQUENCE 5-like, which encodes MDFWFPGIDLNKPIQDEEHGQQSRNDTSNQDQDHQHNVEEPTGNEEQTTANIPMSDNHTGASAETGGIDTGDTMSTEDSGGVDEVQSTPSLTPVEKPYPDMLFDTWQEASMCYNRYAKHVGFSIKCSTSRNSTVDKQKDKQLFVCNKSGKPVDINKQEVPPVRQRNRFITKKTDCKARLRVKRRGQKWHVTMFIEEHNHPCLKKFSLKRFLRSHKGIPKEEREFVKLLHKVNLSAGRVMSIMAELYGKLANVPYVRKDVSNYMATIDTAAQTNKDMSLLLAEFEKVKKDDADFFHKLDLDHDDRVRRIFWVDGPSRAAYKKYSDCLSFDATYMTNCYSMPCTPFIGINRYGQSIQLGCGFLRNEQEADYVWLFEAFLEAMDGVQPMNIITDQDVAMRNAIAAIFPDACHRNCRWHIMQNAQPVLGNDMAKNEPLRLEFNATIDYSMTVSEFETRWAEMRLKYNVADNTHLQDLYDIRTSFVPAYFKDRFFPFLQTTARSEGFNAVLKRYVTPHNSLHHFFL